The following proteins are encoded in a genomic region of Actinomycetota bacterium:
- the ilvC gene encoding ketol-acid reductoisomerase, which produces MATMYYEADADPTVLSGRPIAILGFGSQGHAHALNLKDSGFDVRVGLRDGSASWEKAESQGLRVLETAKAAAEAEVVMMLLPDQHAKAAYDEAIGPNLQPGNALFFAHGFNIHFRRIQPAPEIDVCMVAPKGPGHLVRRTYTEGIGTPALVAVQQDPSGNAKQTAIAYAYGIGATRAGLIETTFAEETETDLFGEQAVLCGGLTRLIVNGFETLVAAGYQPEVAYFECCHEVKLIVDLIYEGGLANMRSSISDTAEYGDLSRGDRIVGAPSREAMGQLLADIRSGAFADEFVAECDAGSPNFNAMRAVANDHQIEQVGAELRAMMPWLKRR; this is translated from the coding sequence ATGGCCACCATGTATTACGAAGCCGACGCCGACCCCACCGTCCTGTCCGGGCGGCCGATCGCCATCCTCGGCTTCGGCTCGCAGGGCCACGCCCACGCGCTGAACCTGAAGGACTCGGGCTTCGACGTCCGGGTGGGCCTGCGCGACGGCTCGGCCTCGTGGGAGAAGGCCGAGAGCCAGGGGCTGCGGGTACTGGAGACCGCCAAGGCAGCGGCCGAGGCCGAGGTGGTCATGATGCTGCTGCCCGACCAGCACGCCAAGGCGGCCTACGACGAGGCGATCGGCCCCAACCTGCAGCCGGGCAACGCCCTGTTCTTCGCCCACGGCTTCAACATCCACTTCCGCCGCATCCAGCCGGCGCCCGAGATCGACGTCTGCATGGTGGCCCCCAAGGGCCCCGGCCACCTGGTGCGCCGGACCTACACCGAGGGCATCGGCACGCCCGCGCTGGTGGCGGTGCAGCAGGACCCGAGCGGCAATGCCAAGCAGACCGCCATCGCCTATGCCTACGGCATCGGCGCCACCCGCGCCGGGCTGATCGAGACCACCTTCGCCGAGGAGACCGAGACCGACCTGTTCGGCGAGCAGGCCGTGCTGTGCGGCGGCCTGACCCGCCTGATCGTCAACGGGTTCGAGACCCTGGTCGCCGCCGGCTACCAGCCCGAGGTGGCGTACTTCGAGTGCTGCCACGAGGTGAAGCTGATCGTCGACCTCATCTACGAGGGCGGCCTGGCGAACATGCGCTCCTCGATCTCGGACACCGCCGAGTACGGCGACCTGTCCCGGGGCGACCGCATCGTGGGCGCCCCCTCCCGGGAGGCCATGGGCCAGCTGCTGGCCGACATCCGCAGCGGCGCCTTCGCCGACGAGTTCGTGGCCGAGTGCGACGCCGGCTCGCCCAACTTCAACGCCATGCGGGCGGTGGCCAACGACCACCAGATCGAGCAGGTCGGCGCCGAGCTGCGGGCAATGATGCCGTGGTTGAAGAGGCGATAA
- the ilvD gene encoding dihydroxy-acid dehydratase produces MSERDRDDEYLRLKPRSVDVTEGPQRAPARAMLRAVGMRDDDFRKPLVAVASSWNEVTPCNLHLDKLADRAKAGVHEAGGYPIEFTTIAVSDGISMGTEGMRASLISREVIADSVELMVHAERLDGVVTIAGCDKSLPGMVMAAVRLNLPAVFVYGGTIMPGRFQDRDVTIVDVFEGVGAHALGKMTDAELHELESNACPGEGSCAGHFTANTMASAVEAMGLSLPGSASPPAISERRAEAAFAAGMCVVDQLHSGLRPSDIVTRKSLENAITVVMATGGSTNAVLHLLAIAHEAGVPLAIEDFDRISRTVPYIADLKPGGRYVMADLDRVGGVPLVMRQLLEGGHLHADCLCVNGKTIAENYAGAPEADGSIVHAVADPIRPTGGIVILKGSLAPEGAVCKASAMEGDSFRGRAKVFDDEAAAFDAVISGQIGKGDVVVIRYEGPVGGPGMREMLAVTGAIYGAGLGKDVALITDGRFSGGTHGFSVGHVAPEAAAGGPIGLVRDGDEIVLDAPSRRLDLLVGEDELARRRAAWSPPPPRYPRGALEKYSRIVSSASLGAVTTH; encoded by the coding sequence ATGAGTGAGAGGGACCGTGACGACGAGTACCTTCGGCTGAAGCCCCGTTCCGTCGACGTGACCGAGGGCCCCCAGCGCGCCCCGGCCCGGGCGATGCTCCGCGCCGTCGGGATGCGGGACGACGACTTCCGCAAGCCCCTGGTTGCCGTCGCCTCCTCGTGGAACGAGGTCACCCCGTGCAACCTGCACCTCGACAAGCTCGCCGACCGGGCCAAGGCCGGGGTGCACGAGGCGGGCGGCTACCCGATCGAGTTCACCACCATCGCCGTGTCCGACGGGATCTCGATGGGCACCGAGGGCATGCGGGCATCGCTGATCTCCCGGGAGGTCATCGCCGACTCCGTCGAGCTGATGGTGCACGCCGAGCGCCTGGACGGCGTGGTCACCATCGCCGGTTGTGACAAGAGCCTGCCCGGCATGGTGATGGCCGCGGTGCGCCTCAACCTGCCGGCCGTCTTCGTCTACGGGGGCACGATCATGCCCGGGCGCTTCCAGGACCGCGACGTCACCATTGTGGACGTGTTCGAGGGGGTCGGCGCCCACGCCCTCGGCAAGATGACCGACGCCGAGCTCCACGAGCTCGAGTCCAACGCCTGCCCGGGCGAGGGCTCCTGCGCCGGCCACTTCACCGCCAACACCATGGCGAGCGCCGTCGAGGCCATGGGCCTCTCGCTGCCGGGCAGCGCTTCGCCGCCGGCCATCTCCGAGCGCCGGGCCGAGGCCGCCTTCGCCGCCGGCATGTGCGTCGTCGACCAGCTCCACTCCGGCCTGCGCCCGAGCGACATCGTCACCCGCAAGTCGCTGGAGAATGCCATCACCGTGGTCATGGCCACCGGGGGGTCCACCAATGCCGTGCTGCACCTGCTGGCCATCGCCCACGAGGCGGGCGTGCCGCTGGCCATCGAGGACTTCGACCGCATCTCCCGCACGGTGCCCTACATCGCCGACCTCAAGCCCGGCGGGCGCTACGTCATGGCCGACCTCGACCGGGTCGGCGGCGTCCCCCTCGTCATGCGCCAGCTTCTGGAAGGCGGCCACCTGCACGCCGACTGCCTGTGCGTCAACGGCAAGACCATCGCCGAGAACTACGCCGGCGCCCCGGAAGCCGACGGCTCCATCGTCCATGCCGTCGCCGACCCCATCCGCCCGACCGGCGGCATCGTGATCCTCAAGGGGTCCCTGGCCCCCGAGGGGGCGGTGTGCAAGGCGTCGGCGATGGAAGGCGATTCGTTCCGGGGCCGGGCCAAGGTCTTCGACGACGAGGCCGCGGCCTTCGACGCCGTCATCAGCGGGCAGATCGGCAAGGGCGACGTGGTGGTCATCCGCTACGAGGGCCCGGTCGGCGGCCCCGGCATGCGGGAGATGCTGGCCGTCACCGGGGCGATCTACGGCGCCGGCCTGGGCAAGGACGTCGCCCTGATCACCGACGGCCGGTTCTCCGGCGGGACCCACGGCTTCTCGGTGGGCCACGTCGCCCCTGAGGCGGCGGCGGGGGGCCCGATCGGCCTGGTGCGCGACGGCGACGAGATCGTGCTCGATGCCCCGTCGCGGCGCCTGGACCTCCTGGTGGGCGAAGACGAGCTGGCCCGTCGCCGGGCGGCCTGGTCCCCGCCGCCGCCCCGCTACCCGAGGGGAGCGCTGGAGAAGTACTCGAGGATCGTGAGCTCAGCATCGCTGGGTGCGGTCACGACGCACTGA
- a CDS encoding MOSC domain-containing protein: MKHLSRLELEAGLGHIRASPTPDGTLALIVRRPATNERETVGAAVLDAEVGLIGDNWLVRGSKSPGGLASIDHQITVMNVRAAALVAADAGRRQLCGDQLYVDLDLSAERLPAGSLLAIGGEVVLQVSPEPHLGCIKFRERFGTDVLAFVNSKVGRAVRLRGLNARIVAGGAVRLGDPVTALPPADAWPTPAPTLRGDPLDEPSMFQHNASG; the protein is encoded by the coding sequence ATGAAACACCTGAGCCGCCTCGAGTTGGAAGCCGGGCTGGGCCACATCCGGGCCTCCCCCACCCCCGATGGGACCCTCGCGCTCATCGTCCGCCGGCCGGCGACCAACGAGCGGGAGACCGTGGGTGCCGCGGTGCTGGACGCCGAGGTGGGACTGATCGGCGACAACTGGCTGGTACGGGGATCCAAATCCCCGGGTGGCTTGGCCAGCATTGACCACCAGATCACCGTCATGAACGTCAGGGCCGCTGCCCTGGTGGCTGCCGACGCCGGCCGGCGGCAGCTGTGCGGCGACCAGCTCTACGTCGACCTCGACCTCAGCGCCGAACGGCTGCCGGCCGGGTCGCTCCTGGCAATCGGCGGCGAGGTGGTGCTCCAGGTCAGCCCCGAGCCCCATCTTGGCTGCATCAAGTTCCGGGAACGCTTCGGCACCGACGTCCTGGCGTTCGTCAACTCGAAAGTGGGCCGTGCCGTGCGCCTCCGGGGGCTCAACGCGCGCATCGTTGCCGGCGGTGCGGTTCGCCTGGGCGACCCGGTCACTGCCCTCCCTCCGGCCGACGCCTGGCCCACCCCGGCGCCCACCCTCCGGGGCGACCCTCTTGACGAACCGAGCATGTTCCAGCACAATGCAAGCGGATAA
- a CDS encoding response regulator transcription factor encodes MVQQEPLKVLVVDDDYLVREGARSVLSSVPGVEVVGTAADPAELAEKIAATHPQVVVLDIRMPPTYRMEGIEAAHQMRLAHASLGVVILSQHADPEYALEFLRDGSAGRAYLLKERLGNPAQLVEAIREVAAGGSVLDPKVVDGLLEAQRRRAQSRLQGLTEREHEVLGLMASGRNNAAIARDLVLSERAVEKHINAIFRKLGLSEQLDVNQRVAAVLFFLQRSG; translated from the coding sequence ATGGTGCAGCAGGAGCCGCTGAAGGTCCTGGTGGTCGATGACGACTACCTCGTGCGCGAGGGCGCCCGTAGCGTGCTTTCGTCGGTCCCCGGCGTCGAGGTGGTGGGCACCGCCGCCGACCCGGCCGAGCTGGCGGAGAAGATCGCCGCCACCCACCCCCAGGTGGTGGTCCTCGACATCCGGATGCCCCCCACCTACCGCATGGAGGGCATCGAGGCGGCCCACCAGATGCGCTTGGCGCACGCCTCGCTCGGCGTGGTCATCCTGTCTCAGCACGCCGACCCCGAGTACGCCCTGGAGTTCCTCCGGGACGGCTCCGCCGGGCGGGCCTACCTGCTGAAGGAGCGGCTCGGCAATCCCGCGCAGCTGGTCGAGGCCATCCGGGAGGTGGCGGCCGGCGGCTCGGTGCTGGACCCGAAGGTGGTCGACGGGCTCCTCGAGGCGCAGCGCCGCCGGGCGCAGTCCCGCCTGCAGGGCCTGACCGAGCGGGAGCACGAGGTGCTCGGCCTCATGGCCTCCGGCCGCAACAACGCCGCCATCGCCCGGGATCTGGTGCTGTCGGAACGGGCGGTCGAGAAGCACATCAACGCGATCTTCCGCAAGCTCGGGCTGAGCGAGCAGCTCGACGTCAACCAGCGGGTGGCGGCGGTGCTGTTCTTCCTGCAGCGCTCGGGCTGA
- a CDS encoding twitching motility protein PilT has protein sequence MNLVLDAGALVALERNERPMWRRLWEARQRGDGLATHGGIVGQVWRGGQRPSRLAALLLTLEVHPLDATLGRSAGELLRATGLADVIDAALVALCADGDWIVTSDADDLAPLVRAAGRDIVLVRP, from the coding sequence ATGAATCTGGTGCTCGACGCCGGAGCACTGGTTGCCCTTGAGCGGAACGAACGACCCATGTGGCGGCGTTTGTGGGAGGCCCGGCAGCGCGGGGACGGGTTGGCAACGCACGGGGGCATTGTTGGCCAGGTATGGCGGGGAGGTCAGCGCCCATCCCGCTTGGCTGCGCTGCTTCTTACGCTCGAGGTTCACCCCCTCGACGCGACTCTGGGACGGTCGGCCGGCGAACTTCTTCGGGCCACGGGTCTGGCGGACGTGATCGATGCTGCGCTGGTCGCCCTGTGCGCGGATGGCGATTGGATCGTTACCTCGGATGCCGATGACCTCGCGCCCCTGGTGCGGGCCGCTGGGCGTGACATCGTGCTCGTGCGACCGTGA
- a CDS encoding nuclear transport factor 2 family protein: MQADEATAAAVHDAVQRLLKVYEAGDAEAVAGLLVDDPCLVMIGTAADEVRRGPAEARAQFDRDMEQSEARSLTLEWTSVSASGAVAWMAGGVTVEVTAGAEQLRFPIRLSLVLLRDDAGAWKVAQAHFSTPDASTPERQSFPEAAG; this comes from the coding sequence ATGCAGGCTGACGAGGCGACGGCGGCGGCGGTCCACGACGCGGTGCAGCGCTTGCTCAAGGTGTATGAGGCCGGTGACGCCGAAGCTGTCGCTGGCCTGCTGGTCGACGATCCGTGCCTGGTGATGATCGGCACGGCCGCCGACGAGGTCCGCCGGGGTCCGGCGGAGGCGAGGGCCCAGTTCGACCGGGACATGGAACAGTCCGAGGCCCGTTCGCTCACGCTTGAGTGGACCTCGGTCTCGGCGTCGGGCGCCGTCGCCTGGATGGCGGGAGGCGTGACCGTCGAGGTGACGGCGGGCGCCGAGCAGCTGCGCTTCCCGATCCGCCTGAGCCTGGTGCTGCTCCGAGACGACGCCGGGGCTTGGAAGGTGGCCCAGGCCCACTTCTCCACGCCGGACGCCTCGACTCCCGAGAGGCAGTCCTTCCCGGAGGCGGCCGGGTAG
- a CDS encoding DUF427 domain-containing protein codes for MRRPEPLPIAPGQESVWDYPRPPRLERTTKHIVIVLGGETIAETSDAFRVLETSHPPVYYLPPSAFVAGVLTPGRKHGSYCEWKGWASYFSVTGGGRTEHNAAWAYAEPKDPYADMADHVAVYASPMDRCAVDGEVVEPQPGRFYGGWITGDIVGPFKGVPGSMLW; via the coding sequence GTGCGCCGACCCGAGCCACTCCCCATCGCCCCCGGACAGGAGTCCGTCTGGGACTACCCACGGCCCCCTCGCCTTGAGCGGACGACCAAGCACATCGTGATCGTCCTCGGCGGCGAGACCATTGCCGAGACGAGCGATGCCTTCCGCGTCCTGGAGACCAGCCACCCGCCGGTCTACTACCTGCCGCCCTCGGCGTTCGTCGCCGGCGTCCTCACCCCGGGACGCAAGCACGGCAGCTACTGCGAGTGGAAGGGGTGGGCCTCCTACTTCTCCGTGACCGGCGGCGGGCGCACCGAGCACAACGCCGCCTGGGCCTACGCCGAGCCGAAGGACCCGTACGCCGACATGGCGGACCATGTCGCCGTCTACGCCAGCCCGATGGACCGCTGCGCCGTGGACGGCGAAGTGGTGGAGCCGCAGCCGGGCCGGTTCTACGGTGGCTGGATCACCGGCGACATCGTCGGCCCCTTCAAGGGCGTGCCGGGCTCGATGCTCTGGTAG
- a CDS encoding 2-isopropylmalate synthase produces MPDHVRIFDTTLRDGEQSPGINLSAKEKVEIATQLAHLGVDVIEAGFPINSPAEFDAVAAVARTVKGPVIAALARMVPGDIDQAWASIKEAESCRIHTFIATSPIHMEKKLRMNADQVLAAAIAGVTRARGYTPDVEFSAEDATRSDPKFLAQIYSAAIKAGATTCNVPDTVGYALPHEYAELFRYLMEHVEGAEGVIWSTHTHDDLGLAVANAVAGVGAGCRQVEGAINGIGERAGNCSIEEVVMAIHTRGSSLEVATGVDTTQIVRTSRLISMLTGYPVQPNKAIVGANAFAHESGIHAHGVLMERTTYEIMDATSVGWDSNRIVLGKHSGRHSFAKTLADLGYELTGENLDRAWARFRDLVDRKVQLTDADLVAIVTDELSQVEDVYALESMSVAGGTHLSPTATVRVRHNGQVIEESALGDGMVDAACSAIRRAVGVEARLISFNVGAITGGTDALGEITIGIEMNGNFYTGRGVATDIVEGSAKAYVNAINRAVSTSPSQKVQAP; encoded by the coding sequence ATGCCTGACCACGTACGCATCTTCGACACCACCCTGCGCGACGGCGAGCAGTCGCCCGGCATCAACCTGTCTGCCAAGGAGAAGGTGGAGATCGCCACCCAGCTGGCCCACCTGGGCGTCGACGTCATCGAGGCCGGCTTCCCGATCAACTCCCCCGCCGAGTTCGACGCCGTGGCGGCGGTCGCCCGCACGGTCAAGGGGCCGGTCATCGCCGCCCTGGCCCGCATGGTGCCGGGCGACATCGACCAGGCCTGGGCATCGATCAAGGAGGCGGAATCCTGCCGGATCCACACCTTCATCGCCACCTCACCCATCCACATGGAGAAGAAGCTGCGGATGAACGCCGACCAGGTGCTGGCGGCCGCCATCGCCGGGGTGACCCGGGCCCGGGGCTACACGCCCGACGTCGAGTTCTCCGCCGAGGACGCCACCCGCAGCGACCCCAAGTTCCTGGCCCAGATCTACTCGGCCGCGATCAAGGCCGGGGCGACCACGTGCAACGTGCCCGACACCGTCGGCTACGCCCTGCCGCACGAGTACGCCGAGCTGTTCCGCTACCTGATGGAGCACGTCGAGGGGGCGGAGGGCGTCATCTGGTCCACCCACACCCACGACGACCTGGGCCTGGCGGTGGCCAACGCGGTCGCCGGCGTGGGGGCGGGGTGCCGGCAGGTCGAGGGCGCCATCAACGGCATCGGCGAGCGGGCGGGCAACTGCTCGATCGAGGAGGTCGTCATGGCCATCCACACCCGGGGGTCCTCGCTGGAGGTGGCCACCGGGGTGGACACCACGCAGATCGTGCGCACCTCGCGGCTGATCTCGATGCTGACCGGGTACCCGGTGCAGCCCAACAAGGCGATCGTGGGGGCCAACGCCTTCGCCCACGAATCCGGCATCCACGCCCATGGCGTGCTGATGGAACGCACCACCTACGAGATCATGGACGCCACCTCGGTGGGCTGGGACTCCAACCGCATCGTGCTGGGCAAGCACTCCGGGCGGCACTCCTTCGCCAAGACGCTGGCCGACCTGGGCTACGAGCTGACCGGCGAGAACCTGGACCGGGCGTGGGCCCGCTTCCGGGACCTGGTGGACCGCAAGGTGCAGCTGACCGACGCCGACCTGGTGGCCATCGTCACCGACGAGCTGTCCCAGGTCGAGGACGTCTACGCGCTGGAGTCGATGAGCGTCGCCGGGGGGACCCACCTGTCCCCCACCGCCACCGTGCGGGTGCGCCACAACGGCCAGGTGATCGAGGAGTCGGCCCTGGGCGACGGCATGGTGGACGCGGCGTGCAGCGCCATCCGGCGGGCGGTCGGCGTCGAAGCCCGGCTGATCTCCTTCAACGTCGGGGCGATCACCGGCGGGACCGACGCCCTGGGTGAGATCACCATCGGCATCGAGATGAACGGCAACTTCTACACCGGGCGGGGGGTGGCCACCGACATCGTCGAGGGGTCGGCCAAGGCCTACGTCAACGCCATCAACCGTGCGGTATCGACCAGCCCCTCGCAGAAAGTGCAGGCGCCATGA
- a CDS encoding plastocyanin/azurin family copper-binding protein, translating into MSTVIQEQAQDPQIPAEDPSDTTRPPGGRRTAVLALAGIIAGCVGLSVLFVAVGRDGAPSAPPGAPAGAVAAPGAAPATGPVTVDLTEFTVKAAATTIAPGQVTLTITNAGKIQHELLVFRSDLAPGAYPKADGGIDEEGAGIQKVSDGDNLDPGTTQTRTVDLTSPGTYLFVCNLPGHYAAGMYQVVTVK; encoded by the coding sequence GTGAGCACCGTGATCCAGGAGCAGGCGCAGGACCCGCAGATCCCGGCAGAAGACCCCAGCGACACCACCCGCCCCCCCGGCGGCAGGAGGACGGCTGTGCTGGCCCTCGCCGGCATCATCGCCGGGTGCGTGGGGCTTTCCGTGCTCTTCGTTGCCGTGGGGCGGGACGGTGCGCCTTCCGCGCCGCCGGGCGCCCCGGCTGGCGCAGTGGCCGCCCCGGGGGCAGCACCGGCGACCGGCCCGGTCACCGTGGACCTCACCGAGTTCACCGTCAAGGCCGCGGCCACGACCATCGCTCCGGGACAGGTGACCCTGACCATCACCAACGCGGGCAAGATCCAGCACGAACTCCTGGTGTTCCGCAGCGACCTCGCCCCGGGCGCCTACCCGAAGGCGGACGGCGGCATCGACGAGGAAGGTGCAGGCATCCAGAAGGTCAGCGACGGGGACAACCTCGACCCGGGCACCACCCAGACCCGGACGGTGGATCTGACCAGCCCGGGCACCTACCTCTTCGTCTGCAACCTTCCCGGGCACTACGCCGCGGGGATGTACCAAGTGGTGACGGTGAAGTAA
- the ilvN gene encoding acetolactate synthase small subunit, giving the protein MKHTVSILVENKPGVLTRVSSLFSRRGFNIHSLAVGTTESPGVSRMTVVVDLPDKPLEHVTKQLHKLINVLKVIELEPGSSVVRELMLIKVHAESATRGQVFELAEVFRANIVDVTSDSVTAEILGPPDKLAAFEDLVRPFGIIELVKTGRIALGRGTRGISDRQLRAAV; this is encoded by the coding sequence GTGAAGCACACCGTTTCGATCCTGGTCGAGAACAAGCCCGGTGTGCTCACCCGGGTCTCCAGCCTGTTCTCGCGCCGGGGGTTCAACATCCACTCGCTGGCGGTCGGGACCACGGAGAGCCCGGGCGTCTCCCGTATGACGGTGGTGGTCGACCTGCCCGACAAGCCGCTGGAGCACGTGACCAAGCAGCTGCACAAGCTGATCAACGTGCTGAAGGTCATCGAGCTGGAGCCGGGGTCGTCGGTGGTGCGCGAGCTGATGCTGATCAAGGTGCACGCCGAGTCCGCCACCCGGGGCCAGGTCTTCGAGCTGGCCGAGGTGTTCCGCGCCAACATCGTCGACGTCACCAGCGACAGCGTGACCGCCGAGATCCTCGGTCCCCCGGATAAGCTGGCGGCCTTCGAGGACCTGGTGCGCCCCTTCGGCATCATCGAGCTGGTCAAGACGGGCCGCATCGCCCTCGGGCGGGGCACGCGGGGCATCTCGGACCGCCAGCTCCGAGCCGCCGTCTAA
- a CDS encoding acetolactate synthase large subunit, which translates to MTGAQALMRALEAVGTTTIFGIPGGTILPAYDPLLDSPIRHILCRHEQGAAHAADGYAQASGRVGVCMATSGPGVTNLVTGLASAYMDSVPVVAVSGQVTRAAIGGDAFQECDATGITLPVTKHNWLVMDPGEIAQTIAEAFHVASTGRPGPVLVDIPKDVLQARFPYAEAGPVNLPGYQPKVKPNLRQIKEAAKLILASERPVIYAGGGIIKAGAAEDLRRLAELAGIHVVTTLMARGAIPDAHPLCLGMPGMHGNYTAVSALQRSDLLIALGPRFDDRVTGKLAAFAPVAKVIHADIDPAEISKNRHADVPIVGDAKLVIQELIAVLEAELATRPMPDYSAWTGQLTDWRTQFPYRYHQPEGGLIKPQYVIERLGQITDGNAIYASGVGQHQMWGSQFINFRRPRTWINSGGLGAMGFGVPAAMGAKVAMPGDEVWCIDGDGCFQMTCQELATMAYEKIPVKIAIVNNGYLGMVRQWQELFYAERYSEVKFGWDIPDYVRLAEAYGCVGLRAESVDDVDAVIEKARGIDDRPVVIDFRCDPFENCYPMVAAGASNDDIIMGPEFERDHERVHEPQGDMLYDPEPPEEDA; encoded by the coding sequence ATCACCGGAGCCCAGGCCCTCATGCGGGCGCTCGAGGCCGTCGGCACCACCACCATCTTCGGCATCCCCGGCGGGACGATCCTGCCGGCCTACGACCCGCTGCTCGACTCGCCGATCCGCCACATCCTCTGCCGCCACGAGCAGGGGGCGGCTCACGCCGCCGACGGGTACGCCCAGGCATCGGGCCGGGTGGGGGTCTGCATGGCGACCTCCGGCCCCGGGGTGACCAACCTGGTGACCGGGCTGGCCTCGGCCTACATGGACTCGGTGCCGGTGGTGGCGGTCAGCGGCCAGGTCACCCGGGCGGCCATCGGCGGCGACGCCTTCCAGGAGTGCGACGCCACCGGGATCACGCTGCCGGTCACGAAGCACAACTGGCTGGTCATGGACCCGGGCGAGATCGCCCAGACCATCGCCGAGGCCTTCCACGTCGCCTCCACCGGGCGGCCCGGGCCGGTGCTGGTCGACATCCCCAAAGACGTCCTGCAGGCCCGCTTCCCCTACGCCGAGGCGGGGCCGGTCAACCTGCCCGGCTACCAGCCCAAGGTCAAGCCGAACCTGCGCCAGATCAAGGAGGCGGCCAAGCTGATCCTGGCCAGCGAGCGGCCGGTCATCTACGCCGGCGGCGGCATCATCAAGGCCGGGGCGGCCGAGGACCTGCGCCGGCTGGCCGAGCTGGCCGGCATCCACGTCGTGACCACGCTGATGGCCCGGGGCGCCATCCCCGACGCCCACCCGCTGTGCCTGGGCATGCCCGGCATGCACGGCAACTACACCGCGGTGAGCGCGCTGCAACGCTCCGACCTGCTGATCGCCCTCGGCCCCCGCTTCGACGACCGGGTGACCGGCAAGCTGGCCGCCTTCGCCCCGGTCGCCAAGGTGATCCATGCCGACATCGACCCGGCCGAGATCTCCAAGAACCGCCACGCCGACGTGCCGATCGTGGGCGACGCCAAGCTGGTCATCCAGGAGCTGATCGCCGTCCTGGAGGCGGAGCTGGCCACCCGGCCGATGCCGGACTACAGCGCCTGGACCGGCCAGCTGACCGACTGGCGCACCCAGTTCCCCTACCGCTACCACCAGCCCGAGGGCGGCCTGATCAAGCCGCAGTACGTCATCGAGCGCCTCGGCCAGATCACCGACGGCAACGCCATCTACGCCTCGGGCGTCGGCCAGCATCAGATGTGGGGGTCGCAGTTCATCAACTTCAGGCGCCCCCGTACCTGGATCAACTCGGGCGGCCTCGGGGCGATGGGCTTCGGCGTGCCGGCGGCGATGGGGGCCAAGGTGGCCATGCCCGGCGACGAGGTGTGGTGCATCGACGGCGACGGGTGCTTCCAGATGACCTGCCAGGAGCTGGCGACGATGGCCTACGAGAAGATCCCGGTCAAGATCGCCATCGTCAACAACGGCTACCTGGGCATGGTCCGCCAGTGGCAGGAGCTGTTCTACGCCGAGCGTTACTCCGAGGTGAAGTTCGGCTGGGACATCCCCGACTACGTGCGCCTGGCCGAGGCCTACGGCTGCGTCGGGCTGCGGGCGGAGTCGGTGGACGACGTCGACGCCGTCATCGAGAAGGCCCGGGGCATCGACGACCGCCCGGTGGTCATCGACTTCCGCTGCGACCCCTTCGAGAACTGCTACCCGATGGTGGCGGCGGGCGCCTCGAACGACGACATCATCATGGGCCCGGAGTTCGAGCGGGACCACGAGAGAGTTCATGAACCCCAAGGCGACATGCTCTACGACCCTGAGCCCCCCGAGGAGGACGCGTGA